The Micromonospora krabiensis genome window below encodes:
- a CDS encoding LLM class flavin-dependent oxidoreductase yields MTFHWFLPTSGDSQQVGAATVTAGAARHDRAATVAYLAEVGRAAERAGFTAVLTPVGSGCPDPWIVCAAVAQHTERLGMLVAVRAGFALPTLIAQQAEAFQAVSGGRLAVNIVTGGDPAEQRAYGDFLDHDARYARTDEFLEVLRRCWRGEPFDFAGTHYRIAGGGLATPLADVPPVYFGGASPAAEAVAARHADTYLMWGEPPAAVAARVSRIRALAAEHGRDLRTGIRLHVIARATAAQAWAEADRLLDGMSPERIAAAQARFRRMDSVGQARMAALHGGTADGLTIAPNLWAGVGLVREGAGTALVGSYAEVAARIDEYADLGIDEFILSGWPHREEAERVGVEVLPRVTAPVAAAPGRSPVAEVPTR; encoded by the coding sequence ATGACCTTCCACTGGTTCCTCCCCACCTCCGGCGACAGCCAGCAGGTCGGTGCGGCGACCGTCACGGCCGGCGCCGCCCGGCACGACCGCGCGGCCACCGTGGCCTACCTGGCCGAGGTCGGCCGGGCCGCCGAGCGGGCTGGGTTCACGGCCGTGCTCACCCCCGTCGGCAGCGGCTGCCCCGACCCGTGGATCGTCTGCGCGGCGGTCGCCCAGCACACCGAACGGCTGGGCATGCTGGTCGCGGTGCGGGCCGGGTTCGCGCTGCCCACGTTGATCGCCCAGCAGGCCGAGGCGTTCCAGGCGGTCTCCGGTGGCCGGTTGGCCGTCAACATCGTCACCGGCGGTGACCCCGCCGAGCAGCGCGCGTACGGCGACTTCCTCGACCACGACGCGCGCTACGCGCGTACCGACGAGTTCCTCGAGGTGCTCCGGCGGTGCTGGCGGGGCGAGCCGTTCGACTTCGCCGGCACCCACTACCGGATCGCCGGTGGCGGGCTGGCGACCCCGCTCGCCGACGTGCCGCCGGTCTACTTCGGGGGCGCCTCCCCGGCCGCCGAGGCGGTGGCCGCCCGGCACGCCGACACGTACCTGATGTGGGGCGAGCCACCGGCCGCGGTCGCCGCGCGGGTGTCCCGCATCCGCGCGCTCGCCGCCGAACACGGCCGCGACCTGCGGACCGGCATCCGGCTGCACGTCATCGCCCGGGCCACCGCCGCCCAGGCGTGGGCCGAGGCCGACCGGCTGCTGGACGGCATGAGCCCGGAGCGGATCGCCGCCGCCCAGGCGCGCTTCCGCCGGATGGACTCGGTCGGGCAGGCCCGGATGGCGGCGCTGCACGGCGGGACGGCCGACGGGCTCACCATCGCGCCCAACCTCTGGGCCGGCGTCGGCCTGGTCCGCGAGGGCGCGGGCACCGCCCTGGTCGGCAGCTACGCCGAGGTGGCGGCCCGCATCGACGAGTACGCGGACCTCGGCATCGACGAGTTCATCCTCTCCGGATGGCCGCACCGGGAGGAGGCGGAGCGGGTCGGCGTGGAGGTGCTGCCCCGGGTGACGGCCCCGGTGGCGGCGGCTCCGGGAAGGTCGCCGGTGGCCGAGGTGCCGACGCGCTAG